The window TGAAATGCTCAACAGACATCGGAAACACCCTATTAAAAGGCCGTCTGAAAGTAAAAACACTTTCAGACGGCCTTTTAATACCCATTCACAAAAACAGCCTAACTTTATTGGCTTGCCTGCGTTCGAAGAAGGCCGGTTTCGCTAGGGTGTCCGGACAATTTGTTTATGAGGGGATTTTTGTTCCTGAAAATGCAGATGCCAGGCAAAAAACGCAGCAAGATTGAACATCTTGCGAGGCTTTTTAACGCAGCAGATGCGTTTTCAGGGGCAAAAATACACCCGTAAATCGAATTGTCCGGACAGCCTAAGGCGCTGAAGCACCAAGTCAACCAGCTCCATATGCGTGTACCGCCTTCAACCTCAATATTGCCGGCAACTTCAGAAAGCCCCGGCAAGTGTGTTTCGGCTATTCGCGCAACACTTCAACCAATGCCTGCAACAAAGGCGAGCCTGAGCGCCGGTTGGGGTAGTAAAGGTAATAGCCGGGATAGGTAATCGCCCAATCGTCCAATACGGTTTTCAGACGGCCTGAAGACAGCTTTTCCGTAATCGAATCGCGCGGTGTCCACATCAAGCCGTGTCCGGCTGCGGCGGCATTTTGCAGCAAAAAACCACTGTTGGCGGTAAAACGGCCTTGTGGGCGGATTTTGACGGTTTTGCCGTCGTCGGGATTGGTAAATTCCCACGCTAACAGGCCGCCGTGGGTGGGCAGACGCATTGCCAGGCATTGGTGGGCGCTTAAGTCGGCCGGGGTTTGCGGTGTGCCGTATTGCGCCAGATAAGCGGGGGCGGCAGCCACACACATCTGCATATCGGGCGACAGGCGCACGGCAATCATGTCTTTGGCTACATCGTCGCCCAAGCGGATGCCGGCATCGAAACGCTCGGCCACGATATCGATAAAGCGGTTTTCTGCCACTAATTCCAGCGACACATCGGGGTAAACCTGCAAAAAGTGTTCAAATTTCGCCCACAACACCGATTCAAAAACATGTATGCTGCCGTTTACCCGCAGGCTGCCGCGAAGATTTTCCTGTTCATTCAACACATTGCTGATTTCTTGATCGATGTTTTCAAACAAGGGCAGCAAATGGCGATACAGCCGCTCACCCGCTTCGGTAGTGGAAATGCTGCGTGTGGTGCGGTGGAACAATTTCACTCCCAAGCGGCTTTCCAATGCCCGCATGCTGTGGCTCACTGCCGATTGCGATACGCCGGTTTGCGCAGCGGCTTTGGTAAAACTGCCGGTTTGCGCCACAGCGATAAAGGTGCGCAGATCGTTTAAATTTTCTGCCATGATGCCTGCCTTTGCCGATTCATGATTTCAATTCATGTCAGTATACATCTTTTACCCACTAATCAAGAATAATCCGCTTGTTTTATGATGCATGCTGATGTTTATCGAATGGGATGCAATGCCATGACCAATATTTTGATTTTAGGTGCCGGCGGCAGCTTGGCCGCACAAGTGATTCCCGAATTATCGGCCGATGAAAATCTTTTGCTGACGCTGTTTGTGCGCCGCCGCAACCGTGTCCGGGCTTTTGAAAACCACCCGCGCATACGCATCATAGAAGGCGATGTGCTGGATATGCACGCGTTAACAAATGCCATGCGCGGGCAGGATATCGTTTATGCCGGTTTGGCGGGTGTGCTTGAAGCGATGGCACGCAATGTGGCCACGGCGATGGCCGACACCGGTGTGCGCCGCCTGATTTGGGTCAGCTCGATGGGCATTTATGGCGAAACCGGCGAAGACCACGGCGCCATACTCAAGCCCTACCGCCGCTCTGCCGCCATTATCGAAGCTTCCGGCCTGGATTACACCATTCTGCGCCCAGCATGGTTTACCAACGGCAGCGAAATTGATTATGCGCTCACACAAAAAGGCGAGGCATTCCGAGGCAGCAGCATTTCCCGCCGCAGCTTGGCTCACTTTATCGGCAAACTGGTCAGACAGCCCGAACACCATATCGGTGAAAGCTTGGGCTTGGCAAAATGCTGAAATATGGCTTAGGGTGTCCTGATTTGTCATATATCATCATCTTTTTTGCGCTAAAAGCACATCTGCTGCGTTAAAAAGCCTCGCAAGATGTCCAATCTTGCTGCGTTTTTTGCCTGGCATCTGCATTTTCAGGAACAAAAATCCCCTCATAAACGACACATCAGGACACCTTGGGCCGTCTGAAAACCGCCGTGCTGTGCTTTCTGATGATGGTTATTTTTCAAACCGGGTAAACCATGAATTTTTCTTCTCCTCTGCCGGCCGCCGAACGATGGCGCCACATCATGCGCTTTTGCCCCGGCGAAGGCCGTGTATTGGCTTGGTCTTTTGTTTACGTGTTTGTGCTGTTTGTGGCTTATTACGTGATGCGCCCGATACGCGATGAATTGGGTGTAGCCGGCGGCATCGGCAATCTGCCGTGGCTGTTTACCGGCACCCTGCTGGCCATGCTGGCGGCAAACCCTTTGTTTTCGATGTTGGTCAAACGCTGGCCGCGCCGCAAATTCGTGACCGTGGCTTATCGTTTTTTCACGCTGAATCTGTTGCTGTTTGCAGCGGCGTTGGCGCTAACGGATGATGTGCAGCAGCAATGGGCCGGACGGGTGTTTTTTATCTGGTTGTCGGTATTCAACCTGTTTGTGGTATCGGTGTTTTGGTCGCTGATGGTGGATGTGTTCGACAGCGAGCAAAGCAAACGCCTGTTTGGTTTGCTCGCCGCCGGTGCCACGCTGGGCGGTTTGGCCGGCTCGGCTTTAACCGCCAATCTGATTGCGCCTTTAGGGCCGGTGGGGTTGCTGCTGCTGGCGGCTGTTTTGCTGGAAACGGCGGTTTTTGCGGCCAAAAAGCTGTTGCAACAGCATACCCGCACCGCACCGCAGGCAGAAGAAATTATCGGCGGCAGTGTGTTTGCCGGCATAGCGCACACCTTCCGTTCGCCTTATCTGCTGGCCATTTCGGCATTTATTTTGCTGTATTCGATTACCTCGACGCTGCTGTATTTCCAGCAGGCGGAAATTGCCGGCGCCTACTTCAGCGACCGTGCCGCCCGCACGGCGTTTTTCGCCCACATTGATTTATGGGTCAACGGCCTGACGCTGTTGTGCCAATTGTTCCTCACCGGCCGTATGGTGCGCCGCTTAGGGATGGTGGTTGTGTTGTGCGTGCTGCCGGCGCTGAGCACGGCCGGTTTTGCCATGTTGGCAGCGGCGCCTTCCATCGGCGTATTTGTGGCGGTGCAAGTGGCGCGGCGGGTGAGCAATTTTGCCTTTGCCCGCCCTGCCCGCGAAATGCTGTTTACCCGCCTGCCCCGCGAAGACCGCTATAAAGCCAAAAATTTTATCGACACCGTGGTCTACCGCAGCGGCGATCAGGTGGGCAGCTGGGGCTATGCAGGTCTGGGCGCGCTGGGCATGGCCATACCCGCCATTGCCCTACTGGCCGTGCCGGTGTGTGCGTTGTGGATGGGGCTGAGCGTGTGGTTGGGCAGGCAGCAAAACCGGCAGCCGTCTGAAACACCGCCGCATTCATGAATACTGCTCATAACCAAATGCAGATTTACCCGGCTAATCAAGAGGCGGCAGCTTCTTTATCATAGGATGAACCATTCGAAATTGATGAAACATAGTGAAATGAATAAAAATGCTGCGGTGTTGCGGCGCCTTGTATCACTGCTTTCTTCATTCCACTATGGCTTTGCAATCAAGCAACCCGACAGGCCGTCTGAAACACGGCTACAGATTTATCAAAGGAGGCCATGATGTCTTATACCCGTCGTAATACTTTGAAAATGCTGGCCGGTATCGCCGCTTTAGGCGTGCTGCCCTCTTGCCATGCCGCCCCTGCCGACAATGGCCGCAACGCGGCTGCTGCCGCTACCCATGACGCGGCTGCTGCTGCGCCCGCAGCCGGCCGGCCGCTCAAAATCGGCATCATCGGTGCCGGCTGGCTGGGCGGCACAGTGGGGCGCATTTGGGTGAAAGCCGGGCATGAAGTGATGTTTTCCGCCCGTAATCTGGATAAAGTGCGCCGCGATATTCAGGGCTTGGGCGCCCGTGCCCGCGTCGGCACCCCCAAAGAAGCGGCGGCATTCGGCGATGTGTTGCTGTTTGCCGTACCTTATACTGCCATGGATCAGCTGGGCAAAGATTTGGCGCCCGAAATCCGCGGCAAAATCGTATTGGATGCCACCAACACCAACGGCAGCGATCCGCGCGTACAGCAGGAAGCCGGCGGCAATGTGGCGGTAATGAGCAGTATTCTGCTGCCCGACACCCGCTTGGTGCGCGCTTTCAGTTGTGTTGATGCCACTCAGATTGAAGCTTCGTTTGAACGCGGCGGCCGCAACCCGCTGGCCGTGCCGATTGCCGGCGATGATGCCCAAGCGCTGGCCACTGCCGAACAATTGGTGCGCGATACTCATTGCGTGCCCGTTTCGGTGGGCGGTTTGGCCAATGCGGTGAAATTTCAACGCGGCTCGGCTGCATTCCGCAACCACACCAACGAAGCGGAAATGCGCCGGATTTTAGGCGTATAAAGTTTGAGGCCGTCTGAAAACGGCTTCAGACGGCCTCTGTAAAACAATTGACAAACAAATGCTGCACAACAGCTTTACAAGGCTCCGACAAGCTCCGCCGCTCGGATTTAACGGTTTAGCAATCGCCCTATCATCAGACAAGGAAGAAAACATGAAACTGCCCCTTCTTTTTTCAGGCGGCCTGTTGGCGCTGCTTTCTGCCTGTTCGCAAGCCGAAAACATCACGCCTGCCGCTCCGATGCCGTCTGAAACACCGCCGCAGACAGCCGCCGCACCCGCCTCGGTATACACCAACAGCATCGGCATGAAATTTGTGGCGGTGCCGGCCGGCAGCTTTCTGATGGGCTCGGCAGCAGCCGATTCGGCAGCTTTTGATGTTGAAAAACCACAACACCGCGTTACCCTCAGCCAACCGTTTTACATCGGGCAGTATGAAGTTACCCAAGCCGACTGGGAGCGGGTGATGGGAGAAGGCCCGTTTGCCCGCAGCCGCTCCAACCCCTATTACAGCCTGCCCGGCATGGCCGCACGAATTACCAGGCCCAACCACCCGGCCACCGTTTCATGGCAGGATGCGCAAGAATTTATCGCCAAACTCAATGCCTTGGAGCAAACCACCCGCTACCGTCTGCCTACCGAAGCCGAATGGGAATACGCCGCCCGCGCAGGCACGCAAAGCGCGTATTCTTTCGGCAACAATGAAGCCGATTTGGGGCGCTATGCCTGGTTTGGCGAAAACTTTACCGGCGGCGGCTCCCATCCGGTCGGCCAAAAGCTGCCCAACGCCTGGGGCCTGTATGACATGCACGGCAATGCTTGGGAATGGGTGAACGACTGGTTCACGCCCTACACCGCCGCCGCACAAACCGATCCGCAAGGCGCCGCTTCCGGCAGCGATAAAACCGTTCGCGGCGGCAGCTGGCACCGCACCGCCACCAGTTGGCGCGTGGCCTTCCGCAAACCTTATCCGATTGATTACCGCGGCATCAGCGTCGGCTTCCGATTGGCGATGGATGCACCATGAGGCCGTCTGATACTCATTCAAAAAAGCAAGCAAGGCGGCGAACCGAAAACAATACGCGCCGTCAGGTTATTTTGGTAAATAGGCATGAAAACAAGGCCGTCTGAAAGCAGGCAACATCATGAAACGTTTATACCCATTATTATTTGCAGGCATCATGCTGTCTGCGCCGCCATTCAGCAGCGCCCAACCGCCGAGGCCGTCTGAAAACCACAAGCCTTTGGTTGTCTACCTCAGCCGCACCCAAAACACCGCCGCCCTCGCCCGCATCATCCAACAGCAGACCGGCGCCGATTTGGCCGTGTTGGAAACACAAACGCCCTACCCGCAAAACTACCGCGCGGCCGTGGCGCAGGTTGCGCGTGAAAACGAGCACGGCTATCTGCCGCCGCTCAAACCGCTGCCGCATCAGCCCGCGCACTATCAAACCGTTTACCTCGGCTTTCCCGTGTGGGATATGCAGCTGCCGCCGCCGGTTAAAAGCTGGCTCGCACAAACTGATTTACGCGGCAAAACCGTGCACCCCTTCGCCACTCATGCCGGTTACGGCGCAGGCAGCAGCTTTGCAGATGTCAAACGCCTGTGCCGGGGCTGCACCGTTTCAGACGGCCTGAGCATGCAAGGCGGCCGGGAGCGCGACGGTATTTTGTTGGTCATACAAGGCCGCAAAGCCGCCGATGCCGGGCAACAAATCAGCAACTGGTTGAAGCAGTTGCAAAAATAATCAATCACACTATCAAACCGATGCTGCCGACATAACCGTACAGGCGGCGGGTTGTCATAAAGAAAGAAGGTTATCCCATGAAACAAGTCACTGTTGTTATCGGTTCGGGCGCCATCGCCCAAGCCATCGCCCGCCGCGTGAGCACAGGCAAACATATTTTACTGGCCGACATCCAGCCCGAGCATGCCGAAAGTGCCGCCAAAATCCTGCGCGAAGCCGGTTTTGAAGCGAGCACCGCCACGGTGGATGTGGCCGGGCGCGCTTCCGTGCAGGCTTTGGCCGAACGCGCCGCCGCGCTGGGCGACATCACCGGCGTGATCCACACCGCCGGGCTGTCTCCCTCGCAAGCCGCACCGCAAGATATTCTTAAGGTCGATTTATACGGCACCGCCGTGGTGTTCGACGAATTCGGCAAAGTGATTGCCGCCGGCGGCTCGGGCGTGGTCATCGGTTCGCAATCCGGCCACCGCCTGGCAGTAGACGAGCTTACCCAAGCGCAAGCCGATGCCTTGGCTACCCTGCCCGCCGAAGATTTGTGTTCGCTGCCGTTTGTGCAGCAAATCGACAACAGCCTGCGCGCCTACCAAATCGCCAAACGCGGCAATGCCTTACGCGTGCAATACGAAGCCGTACGCTGGGGCAGGCGCGGCGCACGCATCAACTGCATCAGCGCCGGCATCGTGTTTACCCCGCTGGCTTACGATGAATTGAACAGCCCCGAGCGCGGCGCCTTTTACCGCAATATGCTGGCAAAATCCCCCGTAGGCCGCGGTGGCACGCCCGATGAAATCGGTGCGCTGGCTGCGCTGTTGTTCGGCCCCGAAGGCGGCTACATCAGCGGCAGCGACATCCTCATCGACGGCGGCGCCACGGCATCGTATCACTACGGCGAGCTGAAACCGCAATAAATCCATCTGCGGATAATCAGACGGCTTGAAACGGAAAACCAATAGTTGAGGCCGTCTGAAAAGTTTACTAATCAAATCATATTCCTGCAATTTGATTTCAGACGGCCTGATACCGGTATACAGGTTCAAAATAAGTACAGCGAAACCCATTTTATGCAGCAATCGCCGTTTGATTCGCCCCTTTGGCTGATTTGATTGAATGCTATTGATTTAAGGAAGCACGATGAAAATATTGTTCAAACCTGTTCTGATAGCGCTGTCTCTGGCATCCACCGCCATGCCCGCCGCAGCCGAAACCGCACCGCAGCTGGCTTTTGCACACGCAGAAACAGCCGAACAACTGATCGAACGTCAGGCCATTCAAGATTTGGTCGATACGTTTTCCAATCTGGCTGATGAAAAACGGGTAGACGAACAGATGCCGCTGTTTACCGAAAACGCTCAAGTCACCACTTACACCGGCGGGCGGCTGTCGTCCGACTTGCACGGCCGCACCGAAATCGGCAATGCCTTCCGCCGGTTTTTGTCGGCCTTCCACACTGTTTATCACTTGAACGGCCAACTCACCGTCCGCTTTACCGGCAAAAACAGCGCCGAAGGCATCACTTATTGTGCGGTCAAATTGGTGGGAGAACAGGCGGGCAGACAAGTGTTGCACGAACACAGCGTACGCTATCAGGACACCTATCTGAAAAAAGACGGCAAATGGCTGATTGCCAAACGGGTTTCCCATTTTATGATCAGCGAAACCCGCCCTCTTGATTGATCTGCCGCCTGATGTTTATGCGACCTTCCGCCCGCCGACCGGCTGTTTGCATGAATATCAAACCGTATCAGGCCGTCTGAAAAACCAAATGGTGCTTTCAGACGGCCTGATGTTTCTTTATTAATGAATTATCTTCATAAGTATATATCGCCTAAATAGATTAATACCAAAAGATTTTAAAGGTAAAATCACCGATATATTTTTGATGAATAATTTATATGAAAACAACTGCCGCACCCGACACGCTTTCTCTGATTCTGATTTTAGGCGCGCTGATGGCCTTTACCTCGCTGTCTACCGATATTTACCTGCCCGCCATGCCGCAGATGTCGGCGGATTTGCACGGCAATGCAGAATTGACGGTAACGGGCTTTCTCATCGGCTTTGCCGTTGCCCAATTATTTTGGGGGCCGGTGAGCGACCGTATCGGGCGTAAAAAGCCGTTGTTTGCCGGCATGGTGCTGTTTGCGGCAGGCTCGGTGGGCTGCGCATTATCCGACTCTATCGGCGAAATTGTGTTTTGGCGGGTGTTTCAAGCCGTGGGCGCCTGCACTGCACCAATGTTGGCGCGGGCGGTGATTCGCGATTTATATGGGCAGGCTCAAGCTGCGCAAATGCTCTCTACGCTAACGGTGGTGATGGCTGCCGCGCCGATTATCGGGCCGCTGCTCGGCGGGCAAATCATCCGCTTAACATCATGGCATGCGATTTTCTGGCTGCTGGCGCTCATCGGCGCGGCCATGCTGCCGGCGCTGCTGAAGTTGCCGGAAACCCATCCCGCCGCCAAACGCCGCCGTGAACCTTTATGGCATGCTTTCAGCCACTACGGCGAATTGTTGGCGAATAAAATATTTATGCGTTATGTGGCCTGCGTGGCGCTGTTTTATACCGCCGCTTATGCATTTATCGTCGGCTCGCCTTTTGTTTATATTGATTATTTCGGCATTGATGCGCAACACTACGGCTGGCTGTTTGCCTTGAATATTCTCGGTGTGATGGCGCTGAGCGTGATAAACCGCCGCTTGGTCAACCGTTTCAGCCTCGATCAGCTGCTGCGCGTTGCCACGACTGTGGCGGCTTTGGCCGGTTTTATCACGGCGCTTTGCGCTTACAGCGGCTTCGGCGGCATTTACGGCATCGTGCTGCCTGTGTTTGTTTTTTTCGCTACCAACGGCATTATCGCCGCCTGCGCCACCGCTGCCGCATTAAACGGTGTGCCGCATATTGCCGGCGCCGCCTCGGCTTTAATCGGTTCGCTCCAATACGGCAGCGGCATCGTTTCCTCACTGCTTCTGGCCGCCTTTGCCGACGGCACACCGCAGACGATGGCGCTGATTATCGCCGTGTTTGCAGTCGGCAGCATGATAGCGGCACAGCTGCGGCTGCGGCCGTCTGCATCGATTTAAACATGCCGCCGCAAAGCAAAGGCCGTCTGAAAGGTTTCAGACGGCCTCTCTGTTGCCTGTTAATGCCTATACTTCCGCCATCGCCATCAGGCTGGCATTGCCGCCGGCTGCGGTGGTGTTTACGCTCAGGCTGATTTCTTCAAACAACGGGAGCACATCCACACCGGCTTGCGCATCAAACACTTTGACCAGCGCGCCGCCGGCTTCGGCCAGCTGCGCTTTGATTTCAAGCGGCAAGGGTTCGAGTGCGACAACATGGGCAAGCGGCTGCGGCGGTATGCTGCGGCTGACCGCCAGCCATTCGCCGGCGTGTTCCTGCCAGATGGCGAGCGGATGTTGCGACGATACCATGACACGGATGCCGGATGCCGCCAAGCGGATTAAGGCAGCAAAAGCGGTTTCCAAATCACCGCCATACAGCCACACGCTGTACGGTGCATGCCAGCTCAAGCTGTTGCGCTCGCCGGTGGGGCCGGGCAGCAGCGCTTCGGCCCGGCGCAGGGTATGCACGCGGCTCTCGCCCATCACGGCGCTCAGGCGCACTCTGGCGGCGTGGTCAAACCCCATTTGCTGCATCAGGCCGGCCATCATGTGCAGCGCCTGTTCGTCAGCTTCGCCGTTGCGGGTGAGCGCGGGCATCTGCCATGCGGCGGCGCGGCTGAGGCGTTGCAGATAAAAGGGGCCGCCCGCTTTGGGGCCGGTGCCGCTGAGACCGTGGCCGCCGAAAGGCTGCACCCCCACCACCGCGCCGACGATATTGCGGTTAACATACACATTACCCGCTTCAATACGGCGGCAGATATGCGCCACCGTGCCGTCGATACGGCTGTGGATGCCGTGGGTCAGCGCGAATTGCTTGGCGTTGATTTGGTCGATTAAAGCATCCAGCTCGCCGGCGCGGTAACGCACCACATGCAGCACCGGGCCGAATACTTCGCGTTGCAGCTCGTTGAGGTTGTTTAATTCAAACAACACCGGTGCCACAAACGTGGCGTTTTCCGCGTCTTGCGGCAAGGCAATCTGATGAAACGATTGGGCGGCGGCTTTCATTTTTTCGATATGCGCCAACAGGTTTTGCTGCGCTTCGGCATCGATAACGGGGCCGACGTCGGTGTTGAATTGCGCCGGATTGCCCACCCGCAATTCGTTCATCGCGCCTTTAATCATCGCCAGCATATGTTCGGCCACGTCTTCCTGCACACACAGCACGCGTAAGGCGGAGCAGCGTTGGCCGGCGCTGTCGAAAGCGGAATTGAGCACATCGGCGCACACTTGCTCGGCCAAAGCGGTGCTGTCGACAATCATAGCGTTCATGCCGCCGGTTTCGGCAATCAGCACGGGATGGTCGTTGCGGCGGCTCAAATTGCGGTTAATCAGCCCGGCCACTTCGGTGGAGCCGGTGAAAATCACGC of the Uruburuella testudinis genome contains:
- a CDS encoding LysR family transcriptional regulator codes for the protein MAENLNDLRTFIAVAQTGSFTKAAAQTGVSQSAVSHSMRALESRLGVKLFHRTTRSISTTEAGERLYRHLLPLFENIDQEISNVLNEQENLRGSLRVNGSIHVFESVLWAKFEHFLQVYPDVSLELVAENRFIDIVAERFDAGIRLGDDVAKDMIAVRLSPDMQMCVAAAPAYLAQYGTPQTPADLSAHQCLAMRLPTHGGLLAWEFTNPDDGKTVKIRPQGRFTANSGFLLQNAAAAGHGLMWTPRDSITEKLSSGRLKTVLDDWAITYPGYYLYYPNRRSGSPLLQALVEVLRE
- a CDS encoding NAD(P)H-binding protein, giving the protein MTNILILGAGGSLAAQVIPELSADENLLLTLFVRRRNRVRAFENHPRIRIIEGDVLDMHALTNAMRGQDIVYAGLAGVLEAMARNVATAMADTGVRRLIWVSSMGIYGETGEDHGAILKPYRRSAAIIEASGLDYTILRPAWFTNGSEIDYALTQKGEAFRGSSISRRSLAHFIGKLVRQPEHHIGESLGLAKC
- a CDS encoding NTP/NDP exchange transporter, with the protein product MNFSSPLPAAERWRHIMRFCPGEGRVLAWSFVYVFVLFVAYYVMRPIRDELGVAGGIGNLPWLFTGTLLAMLAANPLFSMLVKRWPRRKFVTVAYRFFTLNLLLFAAALALTDDVQQQWAGRVFFIWLSVFNLFVVSVFWSLMVDVFDSEQSKRLFGLLAAGATLGGLAGSALTANLIAPLGPVGLLLLAAVLLETAVFAAKKLLQQHTRTAPQAEEIIGGSVFAGIAHTFRSPYLLAISAFILLYSITSTLLYFQQAEIAGAYFSDRAARTAFFAHIDLWVNGLTLLCQLFLTGRMVRRLGMVVVLCVLPALSTAGFAMLAAAPSIGVFVAVQVARRVSNFAFARPAREMLFTRLPREDRYKAKNFIDTVVYRSGDQVGSWGYAGLGALGMAIPAIALLAVPVCALWMGLSVWLGRQQNRQPSETPPHS
- a CDS encoding NADPH-dependent F420 reductase, whose protein sequence is MMSYTRRNTLKMLAGIAALGVLPSCHAAPADNGRNAAAAATHDAAAAAPAAGRPLKIGIIGAGWLGGTVGRIWVKAGHEVMFSARNLDKVRRDIQGLGARARVGTPKEAAAFGDVLLFAVPYTAMDQLGKDLAPEIRGKIVLDATNTNGSDPRVQQEAGGNVAVMSSILLPDTRLVRAFSCVDATQIEASFERGGRNPLAVPIAGDDAQALATAEQLVRDTHCVPVSVGGLANAVKFQRGSAAFRNHTNEAEMRRILGV
- a CDS encoding formylglycine-generating enzyme family protein, producing MKLPLLFSGGLLALLSACSQAENITPAAPMPSETPPQTAAAPASVYTNSIGMKFVAVPAGSFLMGSAAADSAAFDVEKPQHRVTLSQPFYIGQYEVTQADWERVMGEGPFARSRSNPYYSLPGMAARITRPNHPATVSWQDAQEFIAKLNALEQTTRYRLPTEAEWEYAARAGTQSAYSFGNNEADLGRYAWFGENFTGGGSHPVGQKLPNAWGLYDMHGNAWEWVNDWFTPYTAAAQTDPQGAASGSDKTVRGGSWHRTATSWRVAFRKPYPIDYRGISVGFRLAMDAP
- a CDS encoding flavodoxin family protein, with the translated sequence MKRLYPLLFAGIMLSAPPFSSAQPPRPSENHKPLVVYLSRTQNTAALARIIQQQTGADLAVLETQTPYPQNYRAAVAQVARENEHGYLPPLKPLPHQPAHYQTVYLGFPVWDMQLPPPVKSWLAQTDLRGKTVHPFATHAGYGAGSSFADVKRLCRGCTVSDGLSMQGGRERDGILLVIQGRKAADAGQQISNWLKQLQK
- a CDS encoding SDR family oxidoreductase; amino-acid sequence: MKQVTVVIGSGAIAQAIARRVSTGKHILLADIQPEHAESAAKILREAGFEASTATVDVAGRASVQALAERAAALGDITGVIHTAGLSPSQAAPQDILKVDLYGTAVVFDEFGKVIAAGGSGVVIGSQSGHRLAVDELTQAQADALATLPAEDLCSLPFVQQIDNSLRAYQIAKRGNALRVQYEAVRWGRRGARINCISAGIVFTPLAYDELNSPERGAFYRNMLAKSPVGRGGTPDEIGALAALLFGPEGGYISGSDILIDGGATASYHYGELKPQ
- a CDS encoding nuclear transport factor 2 family protein; amino-acid sequence: MKILFKPVLIALSLASTAMPAAAETAPQLAFAHAETAEQLIERQAIQDLVDTFSNLADEKRVDEQMPLFTENAQVTTYTGGRLSSDLHGRTEIGNAFRRFLSAFHTVYHLNGQLTVRFTGKNSAEGITYCAVKLVGEQAGRQVLHEHSVRYQDTYLKKDGKWLIAKRVSHFMISETRPLD
- a CDS encoding multidrug effflux MFS transporter; translated protein: MKTTAAPDTLSLILILGALMAFTSLSTDIYLPAMPQMSADLHGNAELTVTGFLIGFAVAQLFWGPVSDRIGRKKPLFAGMVLFAAGSVGCALSDSIGEIVFWRVFQAVGACTAPMLARAVIRDLYGQAQAAQMLSTLTVVMAAAPIIGPLLGGQIIRLTSWHAIFWLLALIGAAMLPALLKLPETHPAAKRRREPLWHAFSHYGELLANKIFMRYVACVALFYTAAYAFIVGSPFVYIDYFGIDAQHYGWLFALNILGVMALSVINRRLVNRFSLDQLLRVATTVAALAGFITALCAYSGFGGIYGIVLPVFVFFATNGIIAACATAAALNGVPHIAGAASALIGSLQYGSGIVSSLLLAAFADGTPQTMALIIAVFAVGSMIAAQLRLRPSASI